Proteins from one Erysipelothrix larvae genomic window:
- a CDS encoding immunoglobulin-like domain-containing protein has protein sequence MKRFEVRAFIIGCILTCLTVFISPISGLLSDVVSQSFNISASKIQIEVTDFKVKQNTKTYPLGTDSQFEPTLIQNEVMGIEFTLNNSSPFDVDVEGTIELSFVNEANETQIVTLYTGETKDASIKAGELNGLIIGEQDLDTQELSATSNNRTGISKQVLADTLTTKDGLGEGFKSKRYTYKLYLDGNNVDKETLISTIKGNKIGVAVNVLASPQNKQSTWQSSVSTYGEIKTGVLRSLTFNLTGDNPLYVSKDDSYLEPGWVAQDEYDDPVSVDVSGQVEPSKIGEYTLEYTANYYGELHKLSRTVIVTDRKKPVLRPYVENPRKFVSETIDLRSFVLVDDGLAEPNLKDKIVITTPSDYDPMKPGKYNICYNVTNDIGMKADELCINLTVYAYKEIAPMYDTTIALSTDGHVYSWGLSSNGETGRNTTTTQSTPGEISELSEYEVVKIDGGRNFGMALTADNRIFIWGNDFFEGGGVQGNGVKFINNYVPKELVVMDGSKVKFVQISCGRNTAAALSENGVVYTWGDGNDYASGQNTTNSIYEPKVLNIVGNPTIKFVNLGVRNGVAIDTEDNVYFWGQNGLGVNNNGSDVRVPTNVNEKLRNINVDSNIEATGIPNIKEISLGTDHGYILMNDGRLYAWGENDLGQLGNNTRMSVSPKDRVPQIMTGFGDFIDKVEAGENYGVALDRNGIAYVWGYSAFGSIGVSNGTVLKTPTIKNPAGGRKITSIGAYYATTGLITEDGYLYMSGSNDFGELGIGKTSGNSYEFVKTLHPE, from the coding sequence ATGAAACGTTTTGAAGTTCGTGCTTTTATCATCGGATGTATCCTAACGTGCCTTACGGTATTCATATCTCCAATTTCAGGGTTATTAAGTGATGTGGTTTCTCAATCCTTTAATATCAGTGCTTCAAAGATCCAAATCGAAGTCACGGACTTTAAGGTTAAACAAAACACCAAAACGTATCCTTTGGGTACTGATAGTCAGTTTGAGCCAACATTGATTCAAAATGAAGTGATGGGTATTGAATTTACTCTTAATAACTCATCACCCTTTGATGTAGACGTTGAGGGCACCATCGAGTTATCCTTTGTGAACGAAGCAAATGAGACTCAGATTGTAACGCTGTATACGGGTGAAACGAAAGATGCTTCCATTAAAGCAGGCGAACTCAATGGCTTGATCATAGGAGAACAGGATCTTGATACTCAAGAATTATCAGCGACTTCGAACAATCGAACAGGTATTTCAAAGCAAGTCCTCGCTGACACTTTAACAACCAAAGATGGACTTGGTGAAGGGTTTAAATCAAAACGTTACACGTATAAACTGTATTTGGATGGGAATAACGTGGATAAAGAAACACTCATCAGCACAATAAAGGGTAACAAAATTGGGGTTGCGGTCAATGTTTTGGCATCACCTCAAAACAAACAGTCAACTTGGCAATCATCAGTTTCTACCTATGGTGAAATCAAAACGGGTGTTTTAAGGTCGCTCACATTCAATCTTACGGGTGATAATCCACTGTATGTATCAAAAGACGATTCATATCTTGAACCAGGATGGGTTGCACAGGATGAGTATGATGATCCAGTATCGGTGGATGTTAGTGGTCAAGTTGAACCAAGCAAAATTGGGGAATATACACTGGAGTACACTGCGAATTATTATGGTGAATTGCATAAGCTTAGTCGAACGGTTATTGTTACAGACCGTAAAAAGCCAGTCCTAAGACCTTATGTGGAAAATCCGAGAAAGTTTGTATCAGAGACAATTGATCTACGATCGTTTGTCCTTGTTGATGATGGACTCGCTGAACCAAATCTTAAGGATAAAATTGTCATTACAACACCATCAGATTATGATCCGATGAAACCAGGAAAATATAATATTTGCTACAATGTTACCAATGACATCGGTATGAAAGCAGATGAACTCTGCATTAATCTTACGGTTTATGCATACAAAGAGATTGCACCAATGTATGACACAACAATTGCTCTTTCCACGGATGGTCATGTCTATAGCTGGGGCTTATCATCAAATGGAGAAACTGGAAGAAACACAACAACTACACAATCTACACCGGGTGAAATCAGCGAACTGAGTGAGTATGAAGTGGTTAAAATAGATGGCGGAAGGAATTTTGGAATGGCGCTAACAGCTGATAATCGTATCTTTATATGGGGCAATGATTTTTTCGAAGGTGGTGGCGTTCAAGGTAATGGTGTGAAATTCATAAACAACTATGTTCCTAAAGAGCTTGTCGTGATGGATGGTTCAAAAGTAAAGTTTGTTCAAATATCCTGTGGTCGAAATACAGCTGCAGCATTGAGTGAAAATGGCGTTGTATATACTTGGGGTGATGGAAACGATTACGCAAGCGGTCAAAACACGACTAATAGTATCTATGAACCAAAAGTGTTAAATATTGTAGGTAATCCAACCATTAAGTTTGTTAACTTGGGTGTTAGGAATGGAGTTGCAATCGATACTGAAGATAACGTTTATTTTTGGGGACAAAATGGGTTAGGTGTCAATAACAATGGAAGTGATGTTCGTGTACCTACCAATGTGAATGAAAAGCTTCGAAATATTAACGTTGATTCAAATATTGAAGCTACAGGTATTCCAAATATTAAAGAAATTTCATTAGGGACTGATCATGGATATATCCTTATGAATGACGGAAGGTTATATGCATGGGGGGAAAATGATCTTGGACAACTGGGGAATAACACGAGAATGAGTGTTTCTCCAAAAGACCGTGTACCACAAATCATGACTGGATTTGGCGACTTCATTGATAAAGTTGAAGCGGGCGAGAATTATGGTGTTGCACTGGATAGAAATGGAATAGCGTATGTTTGGGGATACAGTGCATTTGGATCTATTGGTGTATCAAATGGTACAGTACTCAAAACTCCTACCATCAAGAACCCAGCTGGTGGAAGGAAAATTACAAGCATCGGAGCATACTATGCAACGACTGGTCTTATCACAGAAGACGGATATCTGTATATGTCTGGAAGTAATGACTTCGGTGAGTTAGGAATTGGAAAAACTTCAGGTAATTCTTATGAATTTGTTAAAACACTCCACCCAGAATAA
- the mvk gene encoding mevalonate kinase: MTVGQGIAGGKIILMGEHSVVYGQPAIALPFSKVAIQCSVDFIQGDNTVDCDFYHGKLNEAPVLLEGVRALVERTMKELGKENDGLQLRIESNLPAQRGLGSSAAVSVAVVRALYDAFKVDLTEDVLTELVGVAESIYHESPSGLDATTIASGKAVFFEKNRGKKYLPMSIDGVLVVADTGVFGQTKQAVSSVRTLWNNNPDHINPILDRLGELTMLASECLETNDSVMLGRTMNEAQALLRQIDVSDDRLEHLVEVAIESGALGAKLTGGGKGGCMIALCSTYEAANYVSQKLKEAGASNTWFYDLKEIVSHE, translated from the coding sequence ATGACAGTTGGACAAGGTATTGCTGGTGGCAAAATAATTTTAATGGGGGAGCATTCTGTTGTTTATGGGCAACCTGCAATTGCGTTACCTTTTTCTAAAGTTGCGATACAGTGTAGCGTTGATTTTATTCAAGGTGACAATACAGTAGATTGCGATTTTTATCATGGAAAACTCAATGAAGCACCCGTATTGCTTGAGGGTGTTCGTGCACTGGTTGAACGGACGATGAAAGAACTGGGCAAAGAGAATGATGGATTGCAATTAAGAATTGAATCAAACTTACCCGCCCAACGTGGATTGGGTTCAAGTGCCGCGGTTTCTGTCGCGGTTGTTCGTGCGTTATACGATGCGTTTAAAGTGGATTTAACCGAAGATGTTTTAACGGAATTGGTTGGGGTAGCGGAATCCATTTATCATGAAAGTCCAAGTGGTTTAGATGCAACGACCATCGCATCGGGAAAAGCCGTGTTTTTTGAGAAAAATCGAGGAAAGAAGTACTTACCAATGTCAATTGACGGAGTGCTTGTTGTTGCGGATACGGGTGTATTTGGACAAACCAAGCAAGCAGTCAGCTCTGTACGTACTCTATGGAATAATAATCCAGATCATATCAATCCAATCTTGGATCGTTTGGGAGAACTTACAATGCTTGCAAGCGAATGTCTTGAGACAAATGATAGTGTTATGCTTGGACGGACCATGAATGAAGCTCAAGCATTACTGCGACAAATTGATGTCAGCGATGATCGTCTTGAGCATCTTGTTGAGGTTGCAATCGAAAGTGGTGCATTGGGCGCTAAACTGACAGGCGGTGGCAAAGGTGGGTGTATGATTGCCTTATGCTCAACTTATGAAGCAGCAAATTATGTTTCACAAAAACTAAAAGAAGCAGGTGCTAGCAATACTTGGTTCTATGATTTAAAGGAGATTGTTTCACATGAGTAA
- a CDS encoding phosphomevalonate kinase gives MIEVKHPGKLYVMGEYSVMQPGNSAVLIAVKQKMITRIEASPETRIETQYGTFRPQHSDEKSLRYVKQAYEVCEAYLRFKQVSFKPFKMKITSTLDVEGKKYGFGSSGVVIVSVLDAMLHYHALNVDALTLFKLSVYTQYLMHEMSSGGDIAVAVYGQSLAYTRYDTACVTADIRCVEMEWNQLMIQPLKLDVDIFVGWTQSPYKTPDALNHAKRFETLYPDAYVKRCDEAQEIVMGFISNPQNLKYIDMYRDWMRSFQKWTHQAIETEQLTHLIQSAQDCGFVAKVSGAGGGDCGIALGRDLDPTPLYREWEKHGIIPVEI, from the coding sequence ATGATTGAAGTTAAACACCCTGGAAAACTCTATGTGATGGGTGAGTACTCTGTAATGCAACCTGGAAACAGTGCAGTGCTTATTGCGGTGAAACAAAAAATGATAACACGTATTGAAGCATCACCAGAGACACGCATTGAAACCCAATATGGGACATTTCGACCACAACACAGTGATGAGAAATCATTGCGTTATGTTAAACAAGCGTATGAAGTCTGTGAAGCATATTTAAGGTTTAAACAGGTTTCATTCAAGCCATTTAAAATGAAGATTACCAGTACCCTTGATGTGGAAGGTAAGAAGTATGGATTTGGTTCAAGTGGTGTTGTGATTGTGAGTGTGTTGGATGCGATGCTTCACTATCATGCACTCAATGTGGATGCATTGACCCTGTTTAAACTGAGTGTATATACGCAATATTTGATGCATGAAATGAGTTCAGGTGGCGATATTGCGGTTGCCGTATATGGACAATCACTGGCCTATACGCGCTATGATACTGCGTGTGTGACTGCGGATATTCGGTGTGTTGAAATGGAATGGAATCAATTAATGATCCAACCCCTAAAACTGGACGTTGATATCTTTGTGGGATGGACCCAATCCCCATATAAAACTCCCGATGCTTTGAATCATGCAAAAAGATTTGAAACACTGTATCCGGATGCGTATGTGAAGCGTTGTGATGAGGCCCAAGAAATTGTGATGGGATTTATATCCAATCCACAAAACTTGAAGTATATTGATATGTATCGAGATTGGATGCGATCATTTCAAAAGTGGACGCATCAAGCGATTGAAACAGAACAGTTAACACATCTCATCCAAAGTGCACAAGATTGTGGCTTTGTTGCGAAAGTAAGTGGAGCAGGTGGTGGTGATTGTGGTATTGCCCTAGGTAGGGATCTTGATCCAACCCCTTTGTATCGTGAATGGGAAAAGCACGGGATTATTCCTGTGGAGATATAG
- a CDS encoding A/G-specific adenine glycosylase yields the protein MEFTKRLLNWYHENKRDLPFRASKDPYHIWVSEIMAQQTQIATMIPYYNRWIESFPDVSTLAAADINDVLKHWEGLGYYNRARNLHKGALFVMEHFNGIIPSTKEELLLIPGIGDYTSSAIASIAFDQPEIVIDGNVKRVMARYLNYTENVNARKAHKVFESFLKKELIESKANPSDFNQAMMELGALVYTPSNTLCVGSPFKEMCAGYRGENIGQIPYIPKAKKVPSFKKTVWYYQQNHSLLVSTDDSDGLMKGLLRLPMTDGHQDTPPLLTLKHKFSHLEWDIHVHPLSEATSANENWHLMDLNEVNSKAMITAHKKILIAHLEQIKPSQ from the coding sequence ATGGAATTTACGAAAAGACTCTTAAACTGGTATCATGAAAACAAGCGAGACTTACCCTTTCGCGCCTCAAAAGACCCCTATCACATTTGGGTCAGTGAGATTATGGCCCAGCAAACACAAATCGCAACCATGATCCCCTATTACAATCGATGGATTGAATCATTTCCAGATGTGAGCACACTCGCAGCTGCAGATATCAATGATGTCCTCAAACATTGGGAGGGATTGGGATATTATAACCGCGCTCGAAACTTACACAAAGGCGCGCTTTTTGTCATGGAACACTTCAATGGCATCATCCCTTCTACGAAAGAAGAACTTCTATTGATCCCAGGCATTGGGGATTATACATCCAGCGCAATCGCATCCATCGCCTTTGACCAACCCGAAATCGTCATTGATGGAAATGTGAAACGGGTGATGGCACGCTATTTAAACTATACTGAGAATGTAAACGCACGAAAAGCACATAAAGTTTTTGAATCCTTTTTAAAGAAAGAACTGATTGAAAGCAAAGCCAATCCAAGTGACTTTAATCAAGCCATGATGGAACTGGGTGCCTTGGTCTATACACCTTCAAACACTTTATGTGTTGGCAGTCCTTTTAAAGAAATGTGTGCAGGGTATCGAGGTGAAAACATCGGACAAATCCCTTATATTCCAAAAGCAAAGAAAGTCCCTTCTTTTAAGAAAACTGTTTGGTATTATCAACAGAATCATTCCCTCTTAGTATCAACCGATGACAGTGACGGATTGATGAAAGGTTTACTTCGTTTACCCATGACTGATGGTCATCAAGACACACCGCCCCTTCTCACACTCAAACACAAATTCTCACACCTAGAATGGGATATCCACGTTCATCCCTTAAGTGAAGCTACTTCTGCCAATGAAAACTGGCATCTTATGGATCTTAATGAAGTCAATTCAAAGGCAATGATTACCGCGCATAAGAAAATTCTCATCGCTCATTTAGAGCAAATAAAACCAAGTCAGTGA
- a CDS encoding histidinol-phosphatase HisJ family protein has product MRADYHVHSAYSDDSWYEMETVVKDAIELGLTEICFTDHVDYGIKIDWDDPREPKTVQGFKLLNVDYPNYFAQIASLQEKYKGLICVKKGLEFGIQTHTIPLYEALFQRYPMDFVLLSIHQIKDQEFWTGEFQAGKTHAQCYQAYYQEMLDVITQFKNYSCLAHMDLLRRYLDVEVDAFESTKDQITQILKLVIKDGKGIEVNTSSVRYGVKGLTPSREILTLYHQLGGTIITIGSDAHQQDHLGFHIEESKQILREIGFKATCTFDNMVPIFHAL; this is encoded by the coding sequence ATGAGAGCAGATTATCACGTACACAGTGCATACAGCGATGATTCATGGTATGAAATGGAAACCGTCGTCAAAGACGCGATTGAATTAGGATTAACTGAAATATGCTTTACGGATCATGTAGATTATGGAATCAAGATTGATTGGGATGATCCCCGTGAACCCAAGACTGTTCAAGGGTTTAAATTGTTGAATGTGGATTACCCAAACTATTTTGCGCAAATTGCGTCCCTTCAAGAGAAATATAAAGGGTTGATTTGTGTGAAAAAGGGATTAGAGTTTGGCATTCAAACACATACAATCCCCTTGTACGAAGCATTATTTCAACGCTATCCGATGGATTTTGTGCTGTTGTCGATCCATCAAATCAAAGATCAAGAATTTTGGACGGGGGAATTTCAAGCGGGTAAGACACACGCTCAATGTTATCAAGCGTATTATCAAGAAATGCTTGATGTTATCACTCAATTTAAAAACTACAGTTGTTTAGCACATATGGATTTGTTGCGCCGTTACCTTGATGTGGAAGTCGATGCTTTTGAATCCACAAAAGATCAAATCACGCAGATTTTGAAGCTGGTGATTAAAGATGGAAAAGGGATTGAAGTGAATACATCCTCAGTGCGTTATGGGGTAAAAGGACTAACACCTTCACGTGAAATTTTAACGTTATATCATCAACTGGGAGGCACCATTATCACGATTGGAAGTGACGCTCATCAACAAGATCATCTGGGGTTTCATATTGAAGAATCGAAGCAAATTTTAAGAGAGATTGGGTTTAAAGCCACCTGTACTTTTGACAATATGGTTCCCATCTTTCATGCACTTTAA
- a CDS encoding signal peptidase I, whose amino-acid sequence MKHKIIANTVLVLSVILLVLALYFSFVKKDNEEMFFFGYKPFIITSGSMEPKYPVNSLVVVKKVDASTLQVGDEIAFYSHLINANVFHRIVDIDDQGFVTKGDNNKNADLEIVETIDVLGKAVFYTTLTTSIIAHFNSPLHVVLYGVVPVCSLYIGVHFFVRYRKEKRGVIQ is encoded by the coding sequence ATGAAACATAAAATAATCGCGAATACAGTTCTAGTTTTATCAGTAATTTTACTTGTGCTAGCACTGTATTTTTCTTTTGTAAAAAAGGACAATGAAGAGATGTTTTTCTTTGGGTACAAACCGTTCATCATAACATCAGGATCAATGGAACCAAAGTATCCAGTAAATTCACTGGTGGTTGTGAAAAAAGTCGATGCATCAACCTTACAAGTCGGTGACGAAATTGCATTTTATAGTCATTTAATCAACGCAAACGTCTTCCACCGTATTGTGGATATCGATGATCAAGGATTTGTGACAAAAGGGGATAACAATAAGAATGCGGATCTTGAAATTGTTGAGACCATTGATGTATTAGGTAAAGCTGTGTTTTACACTACTTTGACCACATCCATCATCGCTCATTTTAATTCACCACTTCATGTTGTACTGTATGGTGTTGTACCTGTATGTTCACTATATATTGGGGTGCATTTTTTTGTTCGATATCGTAAAGAGAAACGGGGTGTGATCCAATGA
- a CDS encoding uracil-xanthine permease family protein, which produces MSTNQTFTGYLPDEKPSFGKLVLFAVQQILVMFPATVMVALLTGFHVSTTIFASGLATLCFLFVTKGKIPLYYGSSFSYISAIVGITGATYGEVAPDILISQAQFGIIMSGLVSIIAGLVVNKFGQDKIEKFLPATVTGSIAIIIGLSLAGSAMTGALGYQVVDGVASMDMKSAIVAIVTLTSTILFSVYLKKGILGQVPILMGILVGYGLSIALGMIDFGSIFSQPVLQAPHITLPSANWKAVTAIMPIAIATIPESTAHLFQLDIYVNNVAKMKNSKKRYDIGNRLGSNLIGDGVGDIVSAMFGGPAGTNYGENISTMAITNNFSVYVLGTAAIITMLISFVSPLSALVSSIPSAVINGVGIYLFGVIGAQGIAIIINKGVDLFDARNLAIISVILIIGLGGSFAFEGGMILIGTWELPAIATASIVGILFNILLSFKKETE; this is translated from the coding sequence ATGTCAACAAATCAAACATTTACTGGTTATTTACCAGATGAAAAGCCATCGTTTGGCAAACTTGTACTGTTTGCAGTACAACAGATTTTAGTAATGTTCCCAGCGACCGTTATGGTTGCACTATTAACTGGGTTCCATGTTTCTACCACTATTTTCGCAAGTGGGCTTGCAACATTATGCTTCTTATTTGTAACTAAGGGGAAAATTCCATTGTATTATGGATCAAGTTTCTCATATATTTCCGCAATTGTCGGAATCACCGGTGCTACCTATGGAGAAGTAGCTCCAGATATTTTAATCTCACAAGCACAATTTGGAATTATCATGTCCGGTCTTGTATCAATTATCGCAGGACTTGTCGTAAATAAATTCGGACAAGATAAAATTGAAAAATTCTTGCCTGCAACAGTAACAGGATCAATTGCGATTATTATTGGTCTTTCCCTCGCAGGTTCTGCAATGACCGGTGCACTTGGATATCAAGTGGTTGACGGGGTTGCATCAATGGATATGAAGTCCGCAATCGTTGCGATTGTTACTTTAACTTCTACCATTCTATTCTCAGTATACCTAAAAAAAGGTATCTTAGGTCAAGTGCCAATTCTTATGGGAATTCTTGTTGGATATGGTTTGAGTATTGCGTTAGGTATGATTGACTTTGGATCAATATTCTCTCAACCAGTACTTCAGGCACCACATATCACCCTACCAAGTGCAAACTGGAAGGCAGTGACAGCAATTATGCCAATTGCAATCGCAACCATACCAGAATCAACTGCGCATTTATTCCAATTGGATATCTATGTAAACAACGTAGCGAAAATGAAGAATTCTAAGAAACGTTATGATATTGGCAATCGTTTAGGCTCAAACCTCATCGGTGATGGTGTGGGTGATATTGTCAGCGCAATGTTTGGTGGTCCTGCAGGAACAAACTACGGCGAAAATATTTCAACGATGGCAATCACAAATAACTTCTCAGTGTATGTGCTTGGTACCGCTGCGATTATCACAATGTTAATTTCATTTGTAAGTCCACTCTCAGCACTTGTTAGCTCGATTCCATCCGCTGTAATCAATGGCGTTGGGATTTACCTCTTTGGTGTTATTGGGGCACAAGGGATTGCGATTATTATTAATAAAGGCGTTGACCTCTTTGATGCACGAAACCTTGCCATCATTTCAGTAATCTTGATCATCGGGCTTGGTGGTTCATTCGCATTTGAAGGCGGCATGATTTTGATTGGAACATGGGAATTACCTGCAATCGCAACCGCATCAATCGTCGGAATATTGTTTAATATCTTGCTCAGTTTTAAAAAGGAAACAGAATAA
- the fni gene encoding type 2 isopentenyl-diphosphate Delta-isomerase — MRSKRKDEHVEFALKQPDQKSPFESMRLKQNSLPEIDVADVDLSATYLGHSFAVPFYINAMTGGSEKTKEINRKLALIAKKYGLAMAVGSQHAALDDASLRSSYAIVREVNPDGFIMGNVNCNATLEDAQRAIEMIKADALQIHINVAQELTMREGDRTFRHWISHIEQIVAGVDVPVLVKEVGNGMDRESVRKLIEIGVKSVDVSGRGGTNFIWIEDSRNEKPRYDYLKDWGMSTLESLLDNQVNMHDVEFLASGGVKTPLDVIKCLVLGAHGVGISKMFLDLAVHDDMDLDGFIEDLKHIMVMLNKRTLSELTTVHYVCEDIQWRHS, encoded by the coding sequence ATGCGTTCAAAACGAAAAGACGAACATGTTGAGTTCGCATTAAAACAACCAGATCAAAAGAGTCCGTTTGAATCCATGCGATTGAAACAAAACAGTTTACCCGAAATCGATGTAGCCGATGTTGATTTAAGTGCAACCTACTTAGGGCATTCTTTTGCTGTTCCGTTTTATATCAATGCCATGACAGGAGGCAGTGAGAAAACAAAAGAAATCAATCGCAAGTTAGCGTTGATTGCGAAGAAGTATGGTCTTGCGATGGCAGTTGGGTCGCAACATGCAGCCCTTGATGATGCATCACTTCGATCGTCGTATGCGATTGTTCGTGAAGTCAATCCGGATGGATTTATTATGGGAAATGTAAATTGTAATGCGACACTTGAAGATGCACAACGTGCCATTGAGATGATCAAAGCAGATGCACTTCAAATTCATATTAATGTTGCCCAAGAACTCACAATGCGTGAAGGGGATCGCACCTTTAGACATTGGATTTCTCATATCGAACAAATTGTTGCAGGTGTGGATGTTCCGGTGCTTGTGAAAGAAGTTGGGAATGGTATGGATCGTGAGTCTGTACGAAAACTCATTGAAATTGGCGTAAAAAGTGTGGATGTTTCAGGGCGAGGTGGGACCAACTTTATTTGGATTGAAGACAGTCGAAATGAAAAACCACGGTATGATTACCTCAAAGACTGGGGCATGAGCACCCTTGAATCACTACTGGATAATCAAGTAAATATGCATGATGTTGAGTTTCTTGCATCAGGAGGTGTTAAAACACCGCTGGATGTCATTAAATGTCTAGTGTTGGGTGCTCACGGTGTGGGAATTTCTAAAATGTTCTTAGATTTAGCAGTTCATGATGATATGGATCTGGATGGGTTTATTGAAGACTTAAAACATATTATGGTGATGTTGAATAAACGCACACTATCCGAATTGACTACCGTACACTATGTATGCGAAGACATACAATGGAGACACTCATGA
- the mvaD gene encoding diphosphomevalonate decarboxylase, whose protein sequence is MSKRVRAHTNIALIKYWGKKDKDLRLPYNSSLSLTLDGFYTETSVTYDDSLDHDVFYLDGVYQDQEEAQRVFSFMRFLRSRYDLPQKAKIESWNHVPMAAGLASSASAFAALAKAATLDLDLDDTTLTRLARMGSGSASRSIYGGFVKWEQGDDDQTSIAHPIDMNPWDDIRMIVCVLNSKQKRFSSSMAMDKTVEESVYYEGWVRQSERDLVNLENALKAHDIHTVGKISQENALRMHASLMAVGLWYFEPETLDIMNRIRDLQDSIPVYFTMDAGPNVKLITTQEYVDDVLKVLNGIEVHISKPGPGAYVV, encoded by the coding sequence ATGAGTAAACGCGTAAGAGCACACACTAATATCGCCTTGATTAAATACTGGGGTAAGAAAGATAAAGACTTGAGGTTGCCGTATAACTCAAGTCTTTCCTTAACATTGGATGGGTTTTATACCGAAACATCCGTGACCTACGATGATTCCTTAGATCACGATGTGTTCTATTTGGATGGCGTATACCAAGACCAAGAAGAAGCACAACGTGTATTCTCTTTTATGCGTTTTCTGCGTTCGCGCTATGATTTACCACAAAAAGCGAAAATTGAGTCATGGAATCATGTGCCTATGGCAGCAGGGCTTGCATCATCTGCGTCAGCATTTGCAGCGCTTGCGAAAGCCGCAACCCTTGATTTAGACCTCGATGATACCACACTTACCCGTCTGGCGCGCATGGGGTCAGGAAGTGCAAGTCGTTCTATTTATGGTGGATTTGTGAAGTGGGAACAGGGTGATGATGATCAAACAAGCATTGCCCATCCGATTGATATGAACCCTTGGGATGATATCCGGATGATCGTCTGTGTATTAAATTCGAAACAAAAACGTTTCTCAAGTTCAATGGCGATGGATAAGACAGTGGAAGAATCCGTGTACTATGAAGGGTGGGTTAGGCAAAGTGAACGTGACCTTGTGAACTTAGAAAACGCCTTAAAAGCACATGATATTCATACGGTTGGGAAAATTTCCCAGGAAAATGCTTTGCGTATGCATGCTTCGCTAATGGCAGTGGGCCTGTGGTATTTTGAACCTGAAACCCTTGATATTATGAATCGAATTCGAGATCTACAGGACAGTATTCCAGTGTACTTTACGATGGATGCTGGACCAAATGTAAAACTCATTACGACCCAAGAATATGTAGACGATGTATTAAAGGTCTTGAATGGAATTGAAGTTCATATCAGTAAACCTGGTCCAGGGGCATATGTCGTATGA
- the nusG gene encoding transcription termination/antitermination protein NusG, with protein MEEKLWYVVNTYSGHENRVKENLERRVESMGIQDSLFRVLVAEETVIEFNKSGKKVEKMRNLFPGYLFVEMIMTDEAWYVVRNTPGVTGFIGSSGGGAKPFPVSPEEIESILRRIGMSDKKLVVDFGVGDRVKILSGPFSGLDGVIDSMNDDAQTAMVLTILFGRETPTEISYTDLEKL; from the coding sequence ATGGAAGAAAAACTTTGGTATGTCGTAAACACTTACTCCGGTCATGAAAATAGAGTTAAAGAAAATCTAGAACGTCGTGTTGAATCGATGGGAATTCAAGATTCTTTATTCAGAGTGTTGGTTGCAGAAGAAACAGTGATTGAATTTAATAAATCAGGTAAAAAAGTTGAGAAAATGCGTAATCTCTTCCCAGGGTATCTCTTTGTGGAAATGATTATGACCGATGAAGCGTGGTATGTTGTTCGAAATACACCCGGCGTAACCGGATTTATTGGATCATCAGGTGGTGGTGCGAAACCATTCCCTGTATCTCCAGAAGAAATCGAATCAATTCTACGTAGAATTGGTATGAGTGATAAGAAACTCGTGGTTGATTTTGGTGTGGGTGATCGCGTTAAAATCTTATCTGGACCTTTTAGTGGTTTAGATGGCGTGATTGATTCAATGAATGATGATGCACAAACAGCAATGGTACTTACAATCTTGTTTGGTCGTGAAACACCAACTGAGATATCATATACTGATTTGGAGAAACTATAG